From Elaeis guineensis isolate ETL-2024a chromosome 16, EG11, whole genome shotgun sequence, a single genomic window includes:
- the LOC105059309 gene encoding protein yippee-like At4g27745 → MAELVGLRIYSCSNCRNHVCLHDDIISKAFQGRKGRAFLFSHAINIVVGPKEDRELITGLHRVADIYCRECHDVLGWKYLRAYEQTQKYKEGKFIFEKSKIVRENW, encoded by the exons ATGGCGGAATTGGTTGGTCTTCGGATCTACAGCTGCTCCAATTGTCGAAACCATGTCTGTCTTCACGACGACATAATCTCGAAAGCTTTTCAG GGAAGAAAAGGGCGAGCCTTTTTGTTTTCTCATGCGATAAACATagtcgtcgggccaaaggaagacAGGGAGCTAATCACAGGACTCCATAGAGTTGCTGATATTTACTGCCGCGAGTGCCATGATGTGCTGGGATGGAAGTATCTAAGAGCTTATGAGCAGACACAAAAGTACAAAGAAGGCAAGTTCATATTTGAAAAATCAAAGATTGTCAGGGAGAACTGGTAG